A genomic window from Sphingobacteriales bacterium includes:
- a CDS encoding heme exporter protein CcmB — protein sequence MASVILKLIQKEIQLEWRQKTALGTIFIYVLGTSFLIYLIFEGNITIPTWIALFWIIALFTTVNAVSKSFVKDVNEQFYYLRSLASPVEFIVSKIIYNALLITLLSLVIYAMMMLFFNENIQDKGLFLLTIILGSVGFSNLFTLMSAITARTQNFVLLAILGFPIILPLLLLIVKMSGLSDFAIQEKDIYMNLGAIALLDIITLLLSVVLFPYIWRD from the coding sequence GTGGCATCTGTAATTCTGAAACTTATTCAAAAAGAAATACAACTGGAGTGGCGGCAAAAAACGGCACTCGGCACCATTTTTATATATGTACTCGGCACTTCTTTTTTGATTTACCTGATTTTTGAGGGAAATATCACCATACCCACCTGGATTGCCCTGTTTTGGATTATCGCGTTGTTTACAACTGTCAATGCCGTTTCTAAGTCGTTTGTAAAAGATGTCAACGAACAGTTTTATTACCTGCGCTCGCTGGCTTCCCCCGTAGAGTTTATAGTTTCCAAGATTATCTATAATGCGCTACTGATAACCCTGCTTTCTTTGGTCATTTATGCGATGATGATGTTGTTTTTCAATGAAAACATTCAGGATAAAGGTCTTTTTCTGCTGACCATCATTTTGGGGTCTGTTGGTTTTTCCAATTTATTCACACTGATGTCCGCCATTACCGCGCGTACCCAGAATTTTGTGTTGCTGGCGATTTTGGGATTTCCAATCATTTTACCGCTGTTGCTGTTAATTGTGAAGATGAGCGGACTGAGCGATTTTGCCATTCAGGAAAAAGATATTTACATGAATCTCGGCGCGATAGCCCTGCTGGATATCATTACGTTGTTGCTTTCAGTCGTTTTGTTTCCGTATATTTGGCGGGATTAA
- the accC gene encoding acetyl-CoA carboxylase biotin carboxylase subunit, whose translation MKKILVANRGEIALRVMRTCKQMGIASVAIYSEADRNSPHVRFADEAVCVGPAASKESYLRIDKIIDICKQLQVDGVHPGYGFLSENAAFAKACKDNGIIFIGPSSEAIEIMGSKLAAKQAVSKFDVPLVPGTDQPITDIEEAKILAQQIGFPILIKASAGGGGKGMRIVNGMDDFEEQMKLAVSEATSAFGDGSVFIEKFVTSPRHIEIQVLGDTHGNIVYLFERDCSVQRRHQKVVEEAPSAVLTPALRQQMGEAAVQVARSVNYLGAGTVEFIVNNKLEFYFLEMNTRLQVEHPVTEMITGIDLVKEQINVAEGKPISFRQEDLRINGHAIELRVYAEDPSNNFLPDIGKLEVYKTPKGEGIRVDDGFDEGMDIPIYYDPMIAKLIAHGINRADAIDKLKKAIEDYKIKGVKTTLPFGTFVLNHAAFTTGNFDTKFVDNYFHPNEIREDEVRLATLIASKLFDEKDHAFEVKEGKNFCNVSNWRKNRVE comes from the coding sequence ATGAAAAAAATTTTAGTAGCGAATCGCGGAGAAATCGCCCTGCGGGTGATGCGCACCTGTAAGCAGATGGGAATTGCTTCCGTAGCCATCTATTCCGAAGCAGATAGAAATTCGCCGCATGTCCGCTTTGCAGATGAGGCGGTATGCGTGGGCCCTGCTGCTTCCAAAGAATCCTATCTTAGAATAGACAAGATTATAGATATCTGCAAACAGTTACAGGTGGACGGTGTTCATCCGGGTTATGGCTTTTTAAGTGAAAATGCGGCATTTGCCAAAGCCTGTAAGGATAATGGCATCATTTTCATTGGGCCGAGTTCGGAAGCGATTGAAATCATGGGCAGCAAGCTGGCCGCCAAGCAGGCCGTTTCCAAATTCGACGTTCCATTGGTACCGGGTACCGACCAGCCCATTACCGATATTGAAGAGGCAAAAATACTGGCGCAGCAAATCGGCTTTCCTATTCTGATAAAGGCCTCTGCGGGCGGCGGCGGTAAAGGCATGCGCATTGTGAACGGTATGGACGATTTTGAAGAACAGATGAAACTGGCCGTCTCGGAAGCCACCTCCGCTTTCGGCGATGGCAGCGTCTTCATCGAAAAATTTGTGACTTCTCCCAGACACATTGAAATACAGGTACTCGGCGACACACACGGCAATATCGTCTATTTATTTGAGCGCGACTGCTCTGTACAACGCCGTCACCAGAAGGTGGTGGAAGAAGCACCCAGTGCCGTGCTGACGCCAGCCCTGCGGCAACAAATGGGCGAAGCAGCCGTTCAGGTGGCCAGGTCCGTGAACTACCTCGGCGCAGGAACCGTAGAATTTATCGTCAACAATAAACTGGAATTCTATTTTCTCGAGATGAATACCCGCCTGCAGGTGGAACACCCTGTTACGGAAATGATTACCGGCATCGACCTGGTGAAAGAACAAATCAACGTTGCAGAAGGCAAGCCCATCTCCTTCCGACAGGAAGACTTGCGCATCAACGGGCACGCCATCGAACTTCGGGTATATGCGGAAGATCCTTCAAACAACTTCCTGCCGGATATCGGAAAGCTGGAAGTGTACAAAACGCCTAAAGGCGAAGGCATTCGGGTCGACGACGGCTTTGATGAAGGCATGGATATTCCGATCTACTATGACCCGATGATTGCCAAGCTGATTGCACACGGCATCAACCGCGCAGATGCCATCGATAAGCTGAAAAAAGCCATTGAGGATTATAAAATCAAAGGTGTAAAGACCACCTTGCCGTTCGGTACATTTGTACTGAACCATGCGGCATTTACTACCGGAAATTTTGATACCAAATTTGTCGACAATTATTTCCATCCCAATGAAATCCGGGAAGACGAAGTGCGCCTTGCCACCCTTATTGCATCAAAACTATTCGACGAAAAGGATCATGCATTCGAAGTGAAAGAAGGAAAAAATTTCTGTAACGTTTCCAACTGGAGAAAAAACAGGGTGGAGTAG
- the ccsA gene encoding cytochrome c biogenesis protein CcsA, giving the protein MKNWWKYLCIVLLFYTIFMGFLGSIPELNILESSIRNLYFHVPMWFSMMLMMFVSLIYSIFYLSRQKIQDDIVASSFAAVGFLFGVLGIITGSIWARATWGAWWVFQEVKLNGAAAALLIYAAYFVLRGSFEDEEKRARFSAVYSVFAFTMFMVLINVIPRISNSSLHPGNGGNPGFNSYDLDRDLRMVFYPAVIGWVLLSVWISTLIIRMQKIFRKIHHLDIV; this is encoded by the coding sequence ATGAAAAACTGGTGGAAATATCTCTGTATCGTTTTGTTGTTTTATACCATCTTCATGGGATTTCTGGGAAGCATTCCAGAACTGAATATTTTAGAGTCTTCTATCCGAAACCTGTACTTTCATGTACCTATGTGGTTCAGTATGATGCTGATGATGTTCGTTTCTCTGATTTACAGCATTTTTTACCTGAGCAGACAAAAGATACAGGATGATATCGTAGCTTCTTCGTTCGCTGCCGTAGGATTTTTGTTCGGGGTTCTTGGAATCATCACGGGTTCCATTTGGGCAAGGGCGACCTGGGGGGCATGGTGGGTGTTTCAGGAAGTGAAATTGAACGGCGCAGCAGCAGCTTTGCTCATATATGCGGCATATTTTGTACTGAGAGGTTCTTTTGAGGATGAAGAAAAAAGAGCACGGTTTTCAGCGGTCTATTCTGTCTTTGCCTTTACCATGTTCATGGTTTTAATCAACGTGATTCCAAGAATCAGCAATTCTTCCCTGCATCCCGGCAACGGCGGCAATCCCGGATTCAACAGCTATGACCTGGACAGAGATTTAAGAATGGTATTTTACCCTGCTGTTATTGGCTGGGTATTATTATCTGTCTGGATCAGTACACTCATCATTCGAATGCAAAAAATTTTCCGCAAAATCCATCATCTGGATATTGTCTAA
- a CDS encoding C40 family peptidase: MLQSKASNNRPLYFQLFILLCTILLLNACSGAKKTSSTPTIKQQTAPKPSSVNVDGLLWFAKKQIGMPYKYASSDPKNGGLDCSGFLFYVFRHFDVIVPRTSQDYMNFGIPVEKHQAQKGNVILFAGSDEKSKTAGHAGIITEIKDGVIYFIHASTSKGVMINKLTDTYYAKRYLKIVDVIN, from the coding sequence ATGCTACAATCTAAAGCATCTAATAATCGCCCTCTCTATTTTCAGCTTTTTATACTGTTGTGTACTATTCTACTGCTGAATGCCTGTTCCGGTGCCAAGAAAACTTCCTCTACTCCGACCATTAAACAGCAAACTGCACCCAAACCTTCTTCCGTAAACGTCGATGGATTATTGTGGTTCGCTAAAAAACAAATTGGAATGCCTTATAAATATGCTTCTTCCGACCCTAAAAACGGCGGGCTCGACTGTTCGGGTTTCCTGTTTTATGTTTTCCGTCATTTTGATGTCATTGTGCCCCGCACCTCTCAGGATTATATGAATTTTGGTATCCCGGTGGAAAAGCACCAGGCACAAAAAGGCAATGTCATCCTTTTTGCCGGCTCGGATGAGAAAAGCAAAACGGCGGGACATGCCGGTATCATTACGGAAATCAAAGACGGTGTTATTTATTTTATACACGCATCCACCTCCAAAGGGGTGATGATAAACAAATTAACGGATACTTATTATGCTAAACGATATTTAAAAATTGTGGATGTAATTAATTAG
- a CDS encoding cellulase family glycosylhydrolase, whose amino-acid sequence MSSSAKSEGRPSDTLSYLKHFPWTTESFVDKEAKDYGFNVVRYLIFWNGIEPHRDNFRQAYLDSTERRVRWYTDRGMYVILDMHQDVYSNLLYGNGAPRWATITNGLTPDSIAPLGLWWLRNIQPAVINAYQNFFQHTNHKYLQEHYIMAWQKVIERFKDNPYVIGYDLMNEPHGGDLVKTLFGEFERNQLAPFYNRLIKGIREVDNEKWIFFEPRAFGVNFALESHLPKISDQRIGHPRMQYAPHCYPLFIESKKYIQSDKPQLLEWERRRQIELKLHGSGFHIGEFKYQPEWAGLNEYFSDFFEMTDRNMANWTYWSSDPGGAGPWNRDFTENIIMDNLIRVYPRAIAGEPISFNYNKASNIFNLSYKNNPAISQPTEIFIPNRFFINGYNLVLDGATNYTTSFDVQYNILKIYCSEAKEVKITITAK is encoded by the coding sequence ATGTCGAGTAGTGCAAAGAGCGAAGGTCGTCCATCCGATACGCTTTCTTATTTAAAACATTTTCCATGGACAACAGAATCTTTTGTAGATAAAGAAGCTAAAGATTATGGTTTTAATGTAGTACGGTATTTAATATTTTGGAATGGAATAGAACCACATCGTGATAATTTCAGACAAGCATATTTAGACAGCACAGAACGAAGAGTACGTTGGTACACCGATAGAGGCATGTATGTTATTCTAGATATGCACCAAGATGTATATAGTAATTTGCTTTATGGAAATGGAGCACCTCGATGGGCAACTATTACCAATGGTCTAACACCAGATTCTATTGCACCTTTAGGGTTGTGGTGGTTACGAAATATACAACCAGCAGTAATCAATGCCTATCAAAACTTTTTTCAACACACCAATCATAAATATTTGCAAGAGCATTACATTATGGCTTGGCAAAAAGTTATTGAGCGATTTAAAGATAATCCTTATGTTATTGGTTATGATTTGATGAATGAGCCTCACGGTGGCGATTTAGTGAAAACTTTATTCGGAGAATTTGAAAGAAATCAATTAGCTCCATTTTATAATAGATTGATAAAAGGAATACGCGAAGTAGATAATGAAAAATGGATATTCTTTGAGCCTCGTGCATTCGGTGTAAATTTTGCATTAGAATCCCATTTACCAAAAATAAGTGATCAACGTATCGGACATCCACGTATGCAATATGCTCCACATTGTTATCCTTTATTTATAGAATCAAAAAAATATATTCAGTCTGATAAACCACAATTATTAGAATGGGAAAGAAGAAGACAAATAGAATTAAAATTACACGGATCTGGTTTTCACATTGGTGAATTTAAGTATCAACCAGAATGGGCAGGATTGAATGAATATTTCAGCGATTTCTTTGAAATGACAGATAGAAATATGGCAAACTGGACCTATTGGAGTAGCGACCCTGGTGGTGCCGGACCTTGGAATAGAGACTTTACTGAAAATATCATCATGGATAATTTGATACGTGTGTATCCAAGAGCGATTGCAGGCGAACCTATTTCATTTAACTACAACAAGGCATCCAATATTTTCAATCTTAGTTATAAAAATAATCCAGCAATAAGTCAACCAACAGAAATATTCATACCCAATAGATTCTTTATAAACGGTTATAATTTAGTGTTAGATGGAGCTACAAATTATACTACTTCATTCGATGTGCAATACAACATTTTAAAAATTTATTGTTCAGAAGCAAAAGAAGTTAAAATTACAATAACTGCTAAATGA
- a CDS encoding 3'-5' exoribonuclease produces MKKIFLDTEFTGLHQKTKLISLAFVAESGEAFYAEFSDFDIKGADNITQQFFKNEVIPQLGNLPYQVNEINRYYVSGNTLEIKLAITKWFNQFQQTKNSLQIWADYYAWDWVLFCELFGGAFCIPQNIHYMTMDLATFLFSRNVKRRY; encoded by the coding sequence ATGAAAAAGATATTTCTAGATACTGAATTTACAGGTCTACATCAAAAAACCAAATTAATATCTTTAGCTTTTGTAGCTGAAAGTGGAGAAGCATTTTATGCGGAATTCAGTGACTTCGATATAAAGGGAGCAGATAATATAACTCAGCAATTTTTTAAAAATGAAGTAATACCTCAGCTTGGCAATTTACCATATCAAGTAAATGAGATTAATAGGTATTATGTTTCTGGAAACACTTTAGAAATTAAATTGGCAATAACAAAATGGTTCAATCAGTTCCAACAAACTAAAAACAGCTTGCAAATATGGGCAGATTATTATGCCTGGGATTGGGTTTTGTTTTGTGAACTATTTGGTGGTGCTTTTTGTATCCCTCAGAACATTCACTATATGACAATGGATCTGGCGACATTTTTATTCAGCCGGAATGTAAAAAGAAGATATTGA